In Methylotenera versatilis 79, the DNA window CGGCAATCCAAAAATCTGGCTACGCGACAGATCCCAATTATGCCAGTAAGTTAATCAGCGTCGTTAATAAGGTTGCAGTGTAATGTGCATAGTAAATTTATTGCATTACCACCTAAAGTTTCTCATTTTTTTGCCGACATAGTCTTATACACGTAGAAAGAGTCTAATCAATGGCATCTAATATTCTAAGCATCGGGCAAAGCGCACTTTCTGCAGCACAAGTGGGTATTAGCACGACCGGCCACAATATTGCAAATGCTTCTACCCCGGGCTACTCTCGGCAAGTGGTCATTCAAAGCGCTGCAAATGCCCAAAATTTCGGCTATGGCTATGTAGGTCAAGGGACTCAAGTAAGCGCAATACAGCGCATCTATAGCGAAGTGTTAGCGCGTCAGGTAGTCAGTGCACAATCAACGAGTAGTTCTTTAGCCACATACCACACGCAAATGGTGCAGATTGATAATATGCTGTCGGATTCTGCAGCGGGTCTTTCACCTGCCCTGCAAGATTTTTTCAACAGCATTCAAACACTGACCAGCAACCCTGGCGATTCCGCTACCAGGCAAGCAGCTTTATCCTCTGCCGAATCGTTGGTAGACCGTTTTCATAGTATCGGCGATCGGTTAAGTGCGTTAGGTGAAAGCGTGAATTCGCAGCTTACTGCTGGCGTCAATGAAATCAATGCTTACGCAAAATCGATTGCAAAACTGAATGATGTCATTGAAAAATCTTACGGCACGCATAACTCCCCGCCAAACGACTTACTCGATCAGCGTGACCACCTTGTTTTAGAGTTAAGTAAACTCGTTAAAACCACTGTAGTGAATCAGGATGGCGGTAAGTACAACCTGTTCATCGGCAGCGGTCTGCCACTGGTAGTTGGCACACAGACATTCGAATTGACAACAGCCAACTCACCCACGGATGGCGGACGTCTTGATGTCGCATATGTGGCCAATGGCAAGACTACTTTGTTAAGCCCCAATAGTATGTCCGGCGGTATATTAGGCGGTTTATTGGAATTCCGTGAGCAGTCGCTAGATCCGATTAAAAACCAGCTGGGTTTGATTGCGGTGACAGTCGCACAAACCTTTAACGAGCAGCACGCACAAGGGCTAGATGCACTGGGCAAACCGGGTGGGAATTTCTTTGCGCCGCCAGTGCCATTGGTAACACAAAATGTAGCCAATGCGGGTAACGCAACTATTACGAGTCAGATTGCCGATACGCGTGCACTGACCAGTAGTGATTACAAGCTAAAATTTGATGGCAGCAATTACACAATCGCCCGCTTGAGTGATAATCAGACTCAGACGTTTGCAAGTTTACCGCAAACCATCGATGGCATCATAATACAAATAAGTGCCGGCGCTATGCAGGCAGGTGATAACTTCCTTATTCAACCCACGGTGAATGGGGCTGCAGATCTAAAACTCGTCATCTCCAATACAGCCAAAATCGCCGCAGGCGCCCCAGTCATGAGTGCCGCAAACGCGACGACCAATACAGGCACTGGCAGCATCAGCGGAATAACCGTCAGTACTGCTTATGCAGCAGCCCCATTAGGCGCGCCTGTCACACTCAGTTATAACAGTGGCACCAATACATTATCGGGATTCCCTGCGGGGGAAGCAGTTACGGTTACCACGGCGGGTGTCAGCACAACCTACCCGGCTGGCACGCCAGTGCCATATACCAGCGGCGATACGATCGAATTCGCAGGCGTTAAACTCCAGGTGACTGGCGCAATCGCCAATGGTGATCAATTTACATTGACGCCTAACACCAACAGTGCCAACGGCGATAATCGCAATGCCTTGCAACTTGCAGGCTTGCAAACCAGTAGCTTTATGGCAAATGGTACGAGTACTTACGAAGGTGCTTTCAACCAGCTGGTTTCATTAGTGGGCAACAAGACTCGTGAATTACAAGTAACCAGTAAAGCAGAGAATCAAATGCTGACTCAAGCAATTGCCGCTCAGGAGTCCGAATCAGGCGTCAATTTAGATGAAGAAGCGACCAACCTTTTGCGCTACCAACAGGCTTATCAGGCCGCCGGCAAGATGATGCAGATTGCCAGTCAGTTATTCGATGTACTCCTTACCATAGGTAGACAATAATTTTAGTGCTAACGAATAGCATGAAGGAGTTAACGTGAGAATCAGCACCAATACCATTTACCAAAGTGGCATTAACAGAATCAGCGAGTTGCAGAGTGATCAATCCCGGCGGCAACAGCAGATTTCCACAGGCAAGCGAATCCTATCGCCCTCAGATGATCCTATTGCTTCATCACGTGCACTCGAAATCAAGCAAGCCTTGTCTACCAACGCACAGCTAGCGAGCAACCGGGTTGTTGCCCAAAACCAATTAAGCATGGTAGACAACGTATTGGGCAGCGTGTCTGACCTTGTGTTATCCGTGCAATCTACGCTGGTAAGTGCTGGTAACAGTAGCTACAGCAACAGTGAACGTTCCTATATGGCATCTGAGATTCGTGCCTCTTTAGATCAGTTGATCGGCCTTGCCAACACCAAAGATGGTGCCGGCCATTATTTATTTTCCGGCTTCGAGAACACTACGCCCACCTATGTGAAGTCTGCAACTGGCGCCACATATCAGGGTGATGATAATCAACAGTATCTGCAAGTTTCCAATGGTAGAAAAATGGCCATTAGCGATACTGGGAAAAACATCTTTCAAGGCAATGGCTTAGATGCCTTTAAAACGCTTAACGATCTGGCTAATTTACTGGACACGCCCATTGATACCGCAGCTGATCGCGCTGCGCTGACTGCCGGCTTGGCGACTGCGGATACTAATATGTATCAAACACTCGACAATATTTTGAATTCACGTGCGATCGCCGGCACAAAATTGAAAGAGCTAGATGGGATTGAAGTGGCAGGACAAGACGCCGTATTGCAAATGAGTAAAACCTTATCCGGTTTGGAGGATTTAGATTATGCACAAGCGCTTTCAGACTTGACCAAACAGCAAACCATTCTGACGGCTGCACAGCAATCCTTTGTAAAAACTACCAGCTTGTCGCTTTTCAACTATATCTAATAGCAAATCAACTTAGCTCAGATTAGTTATTAAGCGCAGCGCATCAAGGGCAATAAAAAGAGTGAATCAAAATGAATCAGGTCGCGACGCAAAATGTTTATTCGGATAATAAATTAAATAGAGAAACACTTGGGATTGAAATCGCCCGATTAAAAGCCCTTAGACGCTACCATATTTTAGACACGCCTAGCGATGGCGTGTTAGACAAAATTACCGAGATTGCTGCCCATTTACTGAACTTTCCTATCGCCTTGATCA includes these proteins:
- the flgL gene encoding flagellar hook-associated protein FlgL, with protein sequence MRISTNTIYQSGINRISELQSDQSRRQQQISTGKRILSPSDDPIASSRALEIKQALSTNAQLASNRVVAQNQLSMVDNVLGSVSDLVLSVQSTLVSAGNSSYSNSERSYMASEIRASLDQLIGLANTKDGAGHYLFSGFENTTPTYVKSATGATYQGDDNQQYLQVSNGRKMAISDTGKNIFQGNGLDAFKTLNDLANLLDTPIDTAADRAALTAGLATADTNMYQTLDNILNSRAIAGTKLKELDGIEVAGQDAVLQMSKTLSGLEDLDYAQALSDLTKQQTILTAAQQSFVKTTSLSLFNYI
- the flgK gene encoding flagellar hook-associated protein FlgK, with the protein product MASNILSIGQSALSAAQVGISTTGHNIANASTPGYSRQVVIQSAANAQNFGYGYVGQGTQVSAIQRIYSEVLARQVVSAQSTSSSLATYHTQMVQIDNMLSDSAAGLSPALQDFFNSIQTLTSNPGDSATRQAALSSAESLVDRFHSIGDRLSALGESVNSQLTAGVNEINAYAKSIAKLNDVIEKSYGTHNSPPNDLLDQRDHLVLELSKLVKTTVVNQDGGKYNLFIGSGLPLVVGTQTFELTTANSPTDGGRLDVAYVANGKTTLLSPNSMSGGILGGLLEFREQSLDPIKNQLGLIAVTVAQTFNEQHAQGLDALGKPGGNFFAPPVPLVTQNVANAGNATITSQIADTRALTSSDYKLKFDGSNYTIARLSDNQTQTFASLPQTIDGIIIQISAGAMQAGDNFLIQPTVNGAADLKLVISNTAKIAAGAPVMSAANATTNTGTGSISGITVSTAYAAAPLGAPVTLSYNSGTNTLSGFPAGEAVTVTTAGVSTTYPAGTPVPYTSGDTIEFAGVKLQVTGAIANGDQFTLTPNTNSANGDNRNALQLAGLQTSSFMANGTSTYEGAFNQLVSLVGNKTRELQVTSKAENQMLTQAIAAQESESGVNLDEEATNLLRYQQAYQAAGKMMQIASQLFDVLLTIGRQ